Below is a genomic region from Neorhizobium galegae.
CCGGAGCTGACGATCAGGTTGCGGTATTCCTCCAGGTCGCCTTCGAAGTTCGACACGGTGCCGTTGTTCACAAGCCACAGCCGGTCGACGGTGGCTTCGATCAGGTGGCGGTCGTGGCTGATCAGGATGACGGCGCCTTCGTAGTCGTTGAGCGCTTCGATCAACGCGCGGCGGCTATCGATGTCGAGATGGTTGGTCGGTTCGTCGAGGATCAGCAGATTCGGCGCATGGAAGGCGGCAAGGCCCATCAGCAGGCGTGCCTTTTCGCCGCCGGACAGGTCCTTTGCGGCCGTCGCCATTTTTTCCGTCGCAAGCCCCATCTGCGCCACGCGGGCGCGGACTTTGGCTTCGGGCGCATCCGGCATCAGCCGGCGCACATGGGCGACGGGCGAATCCGCCGGCACGAGGTCGTCGAGTTGGTGCTGGGCGAAGAAGCCGATCTTCAGGCTCGGCGCCAAGCGGATATCGCCGCTTTCCGCCTTGAGCCGGCTGGCGATGAACTTGGCGAAGGTCGACTTGCCGTTGCCGTTCGAGCCGAGCAGCGCGATGCGGTCGTCATTGTCGATGCGCAGCGTGATGTTCTTGAGGATCGGCTTGCCCGGTTCGTAACCGACGGCGGCGTTCTGGATCGCAACGATCGGCGAGGCGGGCTGTTTTTCCGGCTCGGGAAAGGTGATCGGCTGGACATGATCCTCGATCACTGCGGCGACGGTGCCCATGCGCTCCAATGCCTTGACGCGGCTCTGCGCCTGTCGGGCCTTGGTGGCCTTGGCCTTGAAGCGGTCGATGAAGCTCTGCAGGTGCTTGCGGGCCGCCTCGTTCTTGGCCTTGGCCTTGGTCTGCAATTCGTCGGCCTCGGCCTTCTGGCGCTCGAACTGGTCGTAGCCGCCGCGGTAGAAGGTCAGCTTCTTCTGGTCGAGATGCACGATGGCGTTGACCGCGTTGTTCAACAGGTCGCGATCATGACTGATGATGATGACGGTGTGCGGATAACGCCGGATATAGTCCTCCAGCCACAACGTGCCTTCGAGATCGAGATAGTTGGTCGGCTCGTCGAGCAGCAGCAGGTCTGGCTCTGCAAACAGGACGGAGGCGAGCGCCACGCGCATCCGCCAGCCGCCCGAAAACGACGAGGCAGGCCGGGACTGCGCTTCCTGTGAGAAGCCGAGACCGGCGAGAATGCTGGCCGCGCGCGCCTCTGCCGAATGGGCGTCGATGTCGACGAGTCGCATCTGGATGTCTGCGATGCGATGCGGATCGGTGGCGGTCTCCGCCTCCGCCAGCAGTGCGGCGCGCTCCTTGTCGGCGGAAAGCACGATTTCGATCAGCGAATCCTCGGTGCCCGGCGCCTCCTGCGCCACCTGGCCGAGACGTGCGCTTTTCGGATAGGAGACCGAACCGGTTTCCGAGCCCAGCTCACCGGTTATGACCTTGAACAGCGTGGATTTGCCGGCGCCGTTGCGGCCGACGAGCCCCGCCTTCGTGCCCGCCGGAAGCGTCACGCTGGCATTGTCGAGGAGGAGACGCCCGGCGATGCGGGCGGAAAGTTCGGTAATCGTGATCATGGCGGCGGTTTTGGCCGAAACCCCGTTTGTTGGCAAGGGCGGCCGGCGGGTTGATATCCGCTGTCCCGAGGGAAACAGAAGGAAATTACACGCTCTGGTAGATGATCGAGGCGGTGCTGCCGCCGGACGCGATGGCGCGACCGAACTTCAATCGGGAGAGCAAATGTCATGAGAGTGAGAAGATTGACGTGGTCGACGCTGCTGTCGGCATCCGCGCTGATGATGCCGCTCAGCGCGGGGGCGGTGGAGTTTACCTGCTGGGACCCCGGCGGCGTGGGGTCTGCCAATGCGGCCGCGGAATACTGGACGCCGGAAAGAATTGCCGCGGCGATCCCTGAGCGCGAAATGATCGGAACGCTGCCCACGGACGGGTATCCAAGTGAAAGCGAAGGCAGCCTTGTGGGCGATGCTGAACGGGCGCCGATCGGCGAAGCGCCTTACAAGTTCGGTGGCCAGCTTCTCTACACGCGGGGCGGGGACGATTATACCGCCAGCGCCCAATTCGTCGCGGATGCGAATATCGTCATCGGCGCCGCCCACAGCCTCTGGAAAGGCGGCATGGCGGCAAGCAACATCCGCTTCTATCAGGGGTATTCCAACGGTGGCGGGACGCTCTACCACGTGGACAGGGCGGCCGTGCTGTTGCGCTGGACCGAGGTCGCGGACAACGATCCGAGCCTCGCGCGGTCGCAGTTCGACTATTCGGTGATGCGCACCACCGTCGCATCCGCCGTTGGCAAATACGAGCTCGGCATCGACGGCGCCCATGTCGATGAAAACGTGACGGTGACCGGTTACCCGGCAAGGTTGGACGACGGCGAGTATATGTATCGGGAAACGGCCCGCATCGTGGTGCAGGCCGGCACCTCCTATGACGCCCGCCCGCATCCCATGTATGGCGGCGGCGCAAGCGGCGGGGCGTGGTTCGTGACAGCGAACAACGTCCACAAGGCGGTCAGCGTTGTCTCCAGCGGCGCGCCGGACGGCGTGTTCGGTCCGAGCTTCACCGCAGATACGGCCGATCTGATCCCCATCGTCAAGAACGGTTGCCCGTAAGCCACCCAATCCGGGCAGGCGGCGACGGGCGGCCCGGCCCGGGGGGAGGCGCCCGCGTCATTCAGGCCGCAGGGTCTGAATGACGCGAGATGATCTGCAGCGATCTTTTGTTGAAGATGATGATGCGGTGCTGCCGCACGCCGATCAGCCGTTCGCTTTTCCAGGCCTGGAGCTGCGCATTGATGCGCGGCCGGCTGGCATTGATGAGCTGGCCCATGCGGCTCTGGGATATCGGTTTTTCGATGAGGATGCCGTCGCTGGTCGACCGCCCGTGGGAGGCGCCGAGATTGAGCAGCAGGCGAGCAAGGCGAATCTCCAGCGGGTAAAGCGCCATTCCCTCCGCGAACATGATGGTGCGGTGGAGCTTTCGGGCGATCGTCCGCATCAGGTATGAAGACACCTGCGGGATTGCCGAGAGCGCGTTGAATGTTTTCCGATCGATTTCGAGCAGCCGCGTCGCCCCGCATATCACCGCGTTCGAGGAGTGCCGGTAGTTGAGGGCGAACTCGATCTCGCCGACTGCGTCCCCCGCCTGAAGCTCCGAAAAAATCACTTCGTTGCCTTCTTCGGATATAAAATAAAGATAGATGCCGCCCGAAAGTATAATATAAAGTGTATCGCAAGGATCTCCGCTCAGAAACAGCGTTTGCCGATCTCTGTATGTGTTTATATTTACCTTTTTTGCAAGCATGGAAATAACGGCGTCATCTGCGGCGCCGAACAATTCCATTTTCCTTATCTCGTCCGAAATTGTCGGATTCTTCATCGTTTTCATCTGCTCGTGACCACCCTGAAATCGGAAACATGGCTGCCGTCTGTAGGGTTGATATTTAGCGAAAATGCAAATCAGGGTTGTTACGTGTGTGACATATTTTCAGATTTAAATATCCTAGGTTGTGCTTGTGCAAATGATGCTCCGCGGAAGCCGGTGCCGTAAGCACAGATGCCGTCACCGCATGGTGTCGTGGCGGCAACCCAATTGAGGAGATGTATTATGACCATTTACATGGGGCAGAACGCGATCAAAGCCTTCAGCGCGCAGGCAGCGGGCCAGCCCTACAGCCTCACGGTTCTCAATGAAAACGCGAAATGGCAGCAGTTTGCCCTATTCCAGACGATCCCGAAGATTATCGGGCCGTCGGTCGACCCCCTGTCGCTGGCCTGGATGGTTGGCGGCGCCGCTGCGGGTACCCCCGACCAGCCGAGCACGTCTTCCTTCAACTGGACGATCGACTATTCCGTGACGGTTGGCTACGTTCAGCAGCAGGGCACGCCCGGCTCGCCGCGTTCCTTCCAGACGGCGAGTTCGGTCGCCGTCATGATCAACAATCAGAACCAGGTGCCGGTGACCTATCAGGGACCGTTCCCCTATGGCGCTCCCGGTTTTCCGGCGGGGCCATCCGACGCGACGAAAGGCCTTATCCTCGCCCAGGCCGACGACACCATTCCGACCGTGCCCGTGCAGGCCAGCAAGAGCGTCTACCTGAATGTCGGCATCGCCATGGCCGGCAAGCCGACGATCGCGGTCCAGCTCGAGCCCGGCCTCTTGTACCAGTTCACGCCGAAGCCGAAATATTACATTCTCGCCGGCTCTTTCGTTCAGGGACAGGTGATCGACACCGCGACGTCTTCGGCGGCCTACGAGGTGAGCTTTGGCGGTGTCACGGATGTCTCCGTTCGGTTCACGCAGAAGAACCAGTTCGTGCCGGCATAATCCCGCCGACCTCCTGGTAGGACAAGAGGGCGGCCGCGGACGTATCGCTGTCGGCCGCCTATCTTCGTTCGCAAACAGAGGCCGTGGGAAACCGCGGCCTCTTCTGTTTTGGAGATCCTATCCGATTCAGGATGACCGTTTCGGCGCCTCGCCGTGAAGCGCGACGATCATTCGCGGATTGGCCTTGGCGGTTTCAAGCGCCGTGCCGGCTTGCAGCCGCAGTTCCTGCGGTGAAAAGGCGTCTGCGGTCAGCGCCGCACCGACCGAAAGACCAATCCCGCTCGTGCCGTCGGAGGCCGCGAAGACGAGATTGTCGGTGATCGAAGCGATCAGCCGTTCGGCGATCGGCTGCACGCTGTCGCGGCCGACATCGCGGAAGACGAAGGCGAAATCACCCTTGCCGATGCGCGCCAGGAAATCGTTTTTCTTGATCGCCTTGCGGAAGATCGAGGCGGCCTTCTTGACGATCCGGTTGACGGCGGGATCGCCGTAGGTGCGGGCGAAATGCGGCAAATCGGTAACCGTCACCAGGAACAGCGCGGTATCGCGGCTGTCGGCATCGACGCCGTAGAGCGCCTCCAGCCGTTCGGCAAGTGCCGCATGGTTCGGCAGCGAGGTCAGTCGGTCGCGCAGCGTCACCGAACGGGCGACGGATGCCTCGCGCTCGGCCTTGACGAGACGATCGGCGCCCGATCTCAGGATGGCTTCCAGTTCGGTTTCGGCGACCACGGCATCGGAGAGCGAGACGCTCAAATATTCGATCTCGGCCAGAATATCCTCAGGTCCCGCACTGCTGTCCTGGCGCAGGCTGCGGGCGACGGTTTCCAGCACGCGGCTGAAGCCCTTCTTCTGGGTGACGCCGCTTGCCATCTTGTCCCGAAGTTCCAGCAGCAGCTTTATTTCCTGATCGCGACCCCTGACAGGCATGAGCGCGACGAAAGCCGAGAGCTGATGGCGCAGCCCCATCTCGTCGAGCACAGTCTGGGAAGGACCGGCGGGAAGCGCCAGAACTTCGCGCGAAAGGGCGGCGTCGCCGCCGAGGAGCGCCTCGTGGAAGAGCTCGTAATTGCGCGGCAGGCCGCTCACATCCAACTTCGCCATGAGCTGGACGACAGCCTGCAGGCCGCGATCCTGTCCCGTTCTGCTCGCTTCGCCCGCCATCTCTCGTCCTCACAATTGTTCGATCGTGCGACAAGCCATGCGGGACCGGTTTTAACATTTGCTAAAACGGGCCGGATTGCCGGTAGTTACGGTTAAGGGATCGTCGAAATGGTCGATCGACTGCGACCCATGAAATTTCCTGATTGGATTCAAACGAGAATTTGCTCTCAATATTGCCGGCCGAACGTTCAGATCAGGAGCCTGCCGTGACCCGTATTCTCTATTCGCTCTGCGGCGCCGACGAGAGCCGCCCGTTTTCGCCGCATTGCTGGAAAGTCGTGCAGGCGCTCGCCCACAAGGGCCTCGATTTCATCGAGAAGCCGACGCCGTTTACCGAGATCCCCAGCCTCGAAGGCGGGTTCTCGAAGACCGTGCCGATCCTGCGGGACGGCAACGAGCTGATCCGCGACAGCTTCGAGATCGCGCTTTATCTGGAGGAGGCCTATCCGGACCGGCCGACGCTGTTCGGCGGGCCGGCCGGCAAGGCGCTCGCCCGTTTCGTCGAGGGTTTTTCGCAGATGGTGGTGCACACGGCGATCACCAAGATCGCGGTGAAGAACATTCATGACATGCTCGGCGAGACGGATCAGGTGTATTTCCGATCGAGCCGCGAGGCCCGGCTCGGCCGGACGCTGGAAGAGATGGAGGCGAGCCGCCAGATGGAGATCGACGGTTTCGCGCCAAAACTGGAGCCGATCCGCCACGCCCTGAAATATCATGACTTCATCGGCGGCGACGGACCGCTTTTCGTCGACTACATCCTGTTCGGCGCGCTGCAATGGATGCGTGTCACCGCCGGCGCCAAGGTGTTTTCCGATGGCGACCCGGTCGGGTTGTGGTTCGAACGCTGCCTCGACCTCCACAATGGCGTCGGGCGCAGTGTGACAGCGGCGTGAAATTGCCCGAACCCCCTTGTTTCCAGTGAAAGGGGCGGGTAAAGACCCCGCACTTTCCCCCTTAATCACGGGGCCACAGGAAACGAAGGATAGAACAATGGCGATTGAACGCACGTTTTCGATGATCAAGCCGGATGCCACCAAGCGCAACCTCACGGGCGCCATCACCAAGGTGTTTGAAGACAATGGCCTGCGCGTCATCGCTTCCAAGCGCGTCTGGATGAGCAAGCGCGAAGCCGAAGGCTTCTACGCCGTTCACAAGGAACGCCCGTTCTTCGGCGAACTGGTCGAAGGCATGACCTCCGGCCCGACCATCGTCCAGGTTCTGGAAGGCGAAAACGCCATCCTGAAGAACCGCGAGATCATGGGCGCCACCAACCCGGCCAACGCCGACGAAGGCACCATCCGCAAGACCTTCGCTCTCTCGATCGGCGAAAACTCGGTTCACGGTTCGGACGCTCCGGAAACCGCCGCCCAGGAAATCGCCTACTGGTTCTCCGAAACCGAGATCGTCGGCTGATTTGAAATCTGAGGTCAGGAGCCTCAAGCTTCTGATCGGAATCATCAAAACCGGGGCCCTGGCTCCGGTTTTTTTATGGGCCGGCCTCTTGCAGCGGGCGTGAACTGCCGTTCATGCCGGGCAGTCAGTATCCTGCCCATAATCCACCGTGCCGTCCGGCTTGAAGACCTCCGGGTTCCGCTCATAGCCGGCGCCGAGCACCAGCGGCTTGCTGGGAAGCACCGACTGGTCGACATCCGAAACGAGCTGGGTCTTCAATTCCTGCAATGTGCCGCCGCTCGCGTCCACCAGCCTGATGTCGACGAAATAGGGCCTGTCCTTGCGCACGCACCGGACATTGGGGCTCTGCAGGGTGATCTTGTCCCATGCGGGGAAGACTTTTTCGTTGATGACGATCGGATCGCCGCCGGCGGGGTCGTCGAATTTCGCGACCACCACGGTTCCCTCCGGTATCGGCCCGGTCTTCTTGAGCGTCACGAGATAGGTGGCGCTGGCGACCCGGTAGTTGAACACGAAGATATGCCCGCTCACCTCCACCAGCTTTTCCGTTTCCCGCTGGCAGGCGGAAAGAGCGAGGGCTGCAAGGCTGAAAATCATAAGCCGGCGCATCATGACACGGCCTCCTTCTTCCTGCGATGATAATGGCGGTTGGCTTTGACCCGGTTGCCGCACACCGCCATGTCGCACCAGGTGCGGCTGCGGTTTTTGCTGCGGTCGATGAACAGCCAGCCGCAACTGCCGCAGATCTTCATCCGCGCGATTTCCGTCTCGGCAAGCAGCCTGAGCGCCGAATGGGCGGTCGCCGCCTCCAGCGAGTGTTTCTCGGCGCGGCGCAGGATGGCGGCGGTCGCCTCAAGGAAATCGGCGAGCAGCGTCTGTGCGTCGTCGCCCAGCACCCGGCAGCGAAAATAGCGGTCGATCGCTTCACGCAGCGCGATGAACCGCGTGTGGTTCTCGGGCTCTACCGGCGCGAGATCGCCGAACAGTGCCCGTTCGGCGGAGAATTTTTCGGCCGCTTTCGGAAAGGCGTCCATCTGCTGCGGCTCGGCGAGCCGGTCGATGCTGCGCTCGGGGTCGAAGCGCAGGATGACGCTGTTGGCGACATCAAGCGCCAGCGCGCCACCGGCAAAACGATGCGGGGTCCAGGAAAAGCTCATGCGATATTATAACTGGTAAAATGCGAATGACCAGTTATATTCATTGCCGCTATCGGAGTGCCCATGGCCTATCTGCTGCAGCAACTGGCGAACGCGGTTCCGCTGGCGGCGCTCTATGCGACGCTCGCCTTCGGATATTCGATCGCCTTTGCCGTGACGAAGCGAGCCGACATCACCTATGGGGCGATCTTTGCCTTTTCCGGCCATCTCTACCTGCTCTTCGCCCATTTCGGCTGGGACCGGCTGTGGCTGATCCTGCCGGCCGCATTGGGGCTCGGTGCTGCGGCCGGGATCGCCGGCGGCATCGGGGCAGGGGTGACGATCGGGCAGCTGGTGATGCGGCCGCTGGCAAAGATCTCGCCGAATGCGGTGATCGTCGCCTCGCTCGGCGCGCTGATGGTGCTGATGGAAGGCGCCCGGATCGCCGCCGACACGCGCGAACTCTGGCTGCCGCCATTCCTCAACGACGCGGTCGTCTTCTGGCACGCAGACGGCTTTCCGGTGACACTGACCCTGATCCAGCTCATCAACATCGCCGTCATGCTGATGGTCATCGGCGCGGGCTATCTGGTGCTGGCGCGCACCCATTGGGGCCGCATGTGGCGGGCGGTCTCGGACGATCCGCTGGCGGCTGAACTCTCCGGCACCAATTCCGCGCGGGTCTTCGTCGTGGCTTATGCGGCAGCCGCGCTCTACGCCTCGATCTGCGGCGTGCTCGCCACCTCCCATTACGGCACGATGGATTTTGGCGCGGGCCTGCTGTTCGGGCTGAAGGTCGTGCTGATCGCCGCCGCCGGCGGCCATTCCAACCCGCTGCGCTCGGCCGCCGGCGCCGCCATCATCGGGCTCGCCGAGACGCTCTGGAGCGGCTACGGCCCGATCGTCTGGCGCGACCTCGTGATCGTCGCCTTGCTGGTGATGGTTTTGGTGATGAGCCGGCGGGAGCGGGTGGTACCGTAGTCACCGCCACTTGTCGCGCGCAGTGTCGTCCGCGTCCTTGGCGGCGATCCAGTCGCCTTGGGCGCCGTCGGCGGTGTGTTCCTTCTTCCAGAAGGGGGCTGAGGTCTTCAAAAAGTCCATGACGAAATTGGCGCCGTCGAAGGCGGCCTGCCGGTGCGGGGCGGCGGCGATAACCAGCACGATGTTTTCGCCAGGCAGGATTTTGCCAAAGCGGTGGATGGCGGTGAGGCCGAGGAGCGAGAAACGCTCGATCGCCAGTTCGCTGATGCGGAGCATCTCCGCTTCCGCCATGCCGGGATAATGTTCGAGCTCCAGGGCCGACAGCGCACCCTGCTCATCGCGGCAGAGGCCGGTGAAGGTGACGACGGCGCCGATGTTCTTGCGGTCTGCGGTCAGCGCTGTGACTTCTGCCTGCAGGTCGAAGTCGGTGGGTTGGACGCGGATGGTGGGAGCGGTCATGGGCAGCCTCTTCCTCTCCCCGCTGGGGAGGAGTGGGGTGTTCCGCAACTGGCGCCGGCCCCAGTCATCATCACCCGCCCGTCATCGGCGGGAAGATGCCGATCTCGCGCGCGCCGGCGATCGGCTCGTCGTGTTCGGCATGTTCCTGGTTGATGGCGACGCGGATCACGTCGGGGAACTGCAGCGCGTTCTCGTATTCCTCGCCGAGCGTCGTCAGATGCGCGAGCAGGTCATTGACCGTGACGACGCCTGCCGGCAGGTCGAGATCCTCCTCGGATTTGCCGATCCGTTCGCGCACCCAGGCGAAATAGACGAGTTTGACGGTCATTCTTCGTCCACCAGATGTTTGACGCCGGCCTTGAAGTAATCATAGCCCGAGTAGAAGGTCAGGATCGCGGCGAGCCAGAGAAGCACGATGCCCATCTGGGTCGTGTAGGGCAGGATCTTGTCGCCGGCAGGCCCGGCAAGCAGGAAGGCGATCGACACCATCTGGATCGTCGTCTTCCATTTGGCTATGCGCGTCACCGGCACGGAGACCTTCAGCGCAGCCAGGTATTCGCGCAGGCCCGAGACCAGGATTTCGCGGCAGAGGATGGTGATTGCCGCCCAGAGCGACCAGCCGGCGATCGTCTGGTCGGCGGCCAGCAACAGCAGCACGGCGGCGACCAGCAGCTTGTCGGCGATCGGATCGAGCATCCGGCCGATATTCGACGTCTGGTTCCAGATGCGGGCGAGATAACCGTCGAGATAGTCTGTGATCGACGCGACAGCGAAAAGCACCAGCGCTGTCCAGCGCGCCACATCGGAGCTTTCAAGCTGCCCCTCGATGAAAAAGCAGCCGACGATGATCGGCACCGCCACGATGCGCGCATAGGTCAGAAGATTGGGAATATTGTATGCGCGCGACGCCATGGAGAGCCTTCCGGATGTTTGCTCCTAGTTGATGCCTCAGGAGGAAGGCGTCAACATGTTCCCGCGGCTTTTTTACAGCCGATTGCGTCGGACCGATTTAACCCGCCCGGTTCTCGTGAAAGTGATTATAAATCTGCTTGGCGACGGCCTCCGAAATTCCCTCGACCGCCATGAGGTCGGTCAGGCCCGCGCGCGACACCGCCTTCGCCGTGCCGAAATGCTGCAGCAGCTTGCGCTTGCGGCCAGGCCCGATCCCTGAAATCTCGTCAAGCGGGTTCTTGACCATCTCCTTCTTGCGCCGCGCCCGGTGCGAGCCGATCGCGAAACGATGCGCCTCGTCGCGCATGCGCTGGATGAAATAGAGGACCGGATCGCGCGGCGGCAGCGAGAAGTCGGACCGTCCGTCGGCGAAGAACCGCTCGCGGCCGGCATCTCGGTCGACGCCCTTGGCGACGCCGATCGCGGTCACCACGTCGCGGATGCCGAG
It encodes:
- a CDS encoding molybdenum cofactor biosynthesis protein MoaE, with the translated sequence MTAPTIRVQPTDFDLQAEVTALTADRKNIGAVVTFTGLCRDEQGALSALELEHYPGMAEAEMLRISELAIERFSLLGLTAIHRFGKILPGENIVLVIAAAPHRQAAFDGANFVMDFLKTSAPFWKKEHTADGAQGDWIAAKDADDTARDKWR
- a CDS encoding glutathione S-transferase family protein, producing MTRILYSLCGADESRPFSPHCWKVVQALAHKGLDFIEKPTPFTEIPSLEGGFSKTVPILRDGNELIRDSFEIALYLEEAYPDRPTLFGGPAGKALARFVEGFSQMVVHTAITKIAVKNIHDMLGETDQVYFRSSREARLGRTLEEMEASRQMEIDGFAPKLEPIRHALKYHDFIGGDGPLFVDYILFGALQWMRVTAGAKVFSDGDPVGLWFERCLDLHNGVGRSVTAA
- a CDS encoding ATP-binding cassette domain-containing protein; protein product: MITITELSARIAGRLLLDNASVTLPAGTKAGLVGRNGAGKSTLFKVITGELGSETGSVSYPKSARLGQVAQEAPGTEDSLIEIVLSADKERAALLAEAETATDPHRIADIQMRLVDIDAHSAEARAASILAGLGFSQEAQSRPASSFSGGWRMRVALASVLFAEPDLLLLDEPTNYLDLEGTLWLEDYIRRYPHTVIIISHDRDLLNNAVNAIVHLDQKKLTFYRGGYDQFERQKAEADELQTKAKAKNEAARKHLQSFIDRFKAKATKARQAQSRVKALERMGTVAAVIEDHVQPITFPEPEKQPASPIVAIQNAAVGYEPGKPILKNITLRIDNDDRIALLGSNGNGKSTFAKFIASRLKAESGDIRLAPSLKIGFFAQHQLDDLVPADSPVAHVRRLMPDAPEAKVRARVAQMGLATEKMATAAKDLSGGEKARLLMGLAAFHAPNLLILDEPTNHLDIDSRRALIEALNDYEGAVILISHDRHLIEATVDRLWLVNNGTVSNFEGDLEEYRNLIVSSGKKKEEKVELTEDLSSKADQRKANAEKRASLAPLKKKINEIEAVTAKLEKLIKALDKELADPVLYEKAPAKAAQKAKERGEAAAKLSSAEDEWLMLSSEYEEAMAS
- a CDS encoding branched-chain amino acid ABC transporter permease, yielding MAYLLQQLANAVPLAALYATLAFGYSIAFAVTKRADITYGAIFAFSGHLYLLFAHFGWDRLWLILPAALGLGAAAGIAGGIGAGVTIGQLVMRPLAKISPNAVIVASLGALMVLMEGARIAADTRELWLPPFLNDAVVFWHADGFPVTLTLIQLINIAVMLMVIGAGYLVLARTHWGRMWRAVSDDPLAAELSGTNSARVFVVAYAAAALYASICGVLATSHYGTMDFGAGLLFGLKVVLIAAAGGHSNPLRSAAGAAIIGLAETLWSGYGPIVWRDLVIVALLVMVLVMSRRERVVP
- the moaD gene encoding molybdopterin converting factor subunit 1, which produces MTVKLVYFAWVRERIGKSEEDLDLPAGVVTVNDLLAHLTTLGEEYENALQFPDVIRVAINQEHAEHDEPIAGAREIGIFPPMTGG
- a CDS encoding sensor domain-containing diguanylate cyclase, coding for MAGEASRTGQDRGLQAVVQLMAKLDVSGLPRNYELFHEALLGGDAALSREVLALPAGPSQTVLDEMGLRHQLSAFVALMPVRGRDQEIKLLLELRDKMASGVTQKKGFSRVLETVARSLRQDSSAGPEDILAEIEYLSVSLSDAVVAETELEAILRSGADRLVKAEREASVARSVTLRDRLTSLPNHAALAERLEALYGVDADSRDTALFLVTVTDLPHFARTYGDPAVNRIVKKAASIFRKAIKKNDFLARIGKGDFAFVFRDVGRDSVQPIAERLIASITDNLVFAASDGTSGIGLSVGAALTADAFSPQELRLQAGTALETAKANPRMIVALHGEAPKRSS
- a CDS encoding CGNR zinc finger domain-containing protein, producing the protein MSFSWTPHRFAGGALALDVANSVILRFDPERSIDRLAEPQQMDAFPKAAEKFSAERALFGDLAPVEPENHTRFIALREAIDRYFRCRVLGDDAQTLLADFLEATAAILRRAEKHSLEAATAHSALRLLAETEIARMKICGSCGWLFIDRSKNRSRTWCDMAVCGNRVKANRHYHRRKKEAVS
- the pgsA gene encoding CDP-diacylglycerol--glycerol-3-phosphate 3-phosphatidyltransferase, whose amino-acid sequence is MASRAYNIPNLLTYARIVAVPIIVGCFFIEGQLESSDVARWTALVLFAVASITDYLDGYLARIWNQTSNIGRMLDPIADKLLVAAVLLLLAADQTIAGWSLWAAITILCREILVSGLREYLAALKVSVPVTRIAKWKTTIQMVSIAFLLAGPAGDKILPYTTQMGIVLLWLAAILTFYSGYDYFKAGVKHLVDEE
- a CDS encoding Crp/Fnr family transcriptional regulator; its protein translation is MKTMKNPTISDEIRKMELFGAADDAVISMLAKKVNINTYRDRQTLFLSGDPCDTLYIILSGGIYLYFISEEGNEVIFSELQAGDAVGEIEFALNYRHSSNAVICGATRLLEIDRKTFNALSAIPQVSSYLMRTIARKLHRTIMFAEGMALYPLEIRLARLLLNLGASHGRSTSDGILIEKPISQSRMGQLINASRPRINAQLQAWKSERLIGVRQHRIIIFNKRSLQIISRHSDPAA
- the ndk gene encoding nucleoside-diphosphate kinase, whose protein sequence is MAIERTFSMIKPDATKRNLTGAITKVFEDNGLRVIASKRVWMSKREAEGFYAVHKERPFFGELVEGMTSGPTIVQVLEGENAILKNREIMGATNPANADEGTIRKTFALSIGENSVHGSDAPETAAQEIAYWFSETEIVG